The Anaerolineae bacterium sequence TGCCGGCCAGGATGCCGGCGGCCACCCCATACTCCAGCATCGTCTGGGCACAGATGACGCTGACAATGGCCAGCAAGGAGCCGACCGACAGGTCAATGCCGGCGCTCAAAATGGCGAAGGTCTCCCCCACGGAGATCAACGCCAGGATGGACACCTGCCGGGCCACGTTGGTCAGGTTGGTCATGGTCCAGAAATTCGGGTTGATGGCTCCAAAGAACACGCCCATCAAGACGATCACCAACGGCAAGCCAATGCGCCCCCACGGCACCCATCGGGTCAGGGACAGTGTGCGACGCTCTTTTTTGCTCTCGGTCTCTACAGTGGCCATCTTCCTCCCCCTATGGTGTCAGGCTCCCATACATGCGTATACCGGCTCACCCGAAATGGCCGCGTCCAGGATGCGTTCCGGCGTTGCTTCGGAGCGGTGGAACATGCCGCAGATGCGGCCGGCGCGCATCACCAGGATGCGGTCGCTCATGCCCAGGATCTCCGGAAGCTCCGAGGAAATCAT is a genomic window containing:
- a CDS encoding ABC transporter permease, with translation MATVETESKKERRTLSLTRWVPWGRIGLPLVIVLMGVFFGAINPNFWTMTNLTNVARQVSILALISVGETFAILSAGIDLSVGSLLAIVSVICAQTMLEYGVAAGILAG